A genomic segment from Spinacia oleracea cultivar Varoflay chromosome 3, BTI_SOV_V1, whole genome shotgun sequence encodes:
- the LOC130469853 gene encoding LOW QUALITY PROTEIN: probable E3 ubiquitin ligase complex SCF subunit sconB (The sequence of the model RefSeq protein was modified relative to this genomic sequence to represent the inferred CDS: inserted 2 bases in 1 codon): MKPKFGDNVSGRVRTTIKSVPQNVKKFCIKSSYGKPALIGGLFTSSCAHDMQCISFVFVFVFFVFVLAGAGAGIWRAWCLTVHSISHDCGAIALNYETGLSFLKGSTNGLFIACFVSLALLVGLPRYGVYVAFSPVSDNVATASADRTAKLWNTDGTLLRTFEGHLDRLARIXPSIHLRSILALEGHIKPVYGVDFSPNGYHLATGSEDNTCRIWDLRKKKSLYIIPAHSKLISQVKFEPQEGYYLVTASYDTTVKVWSSRDFKLIRTLSGHEARVTPLDVIGGLHSEECAYTSEEIDVVREQPAKCFTRKYLLLA; encoded by the exons ATGAAACCAAAGTTTGGGGATAATGTATCCGGACGTGTTCGTACAACAATCAAGTCAGTACCTCAGAATGTAAAAAAGTTCTGTATAAAGTCCTCATATGGGAAACCAGCT CTGATTGGTGGTTTGTTTACTTCTTCATGTGCACACGATATGCAGTGTATTTCCTTTGTTTTTGTCTttgtcttttttgtttttgttctggCCGGGGCCGGGGCGGGG ATATGGAGAGCATGGTGCTTAACTGTGCATTCAATTAGCCATGATTGCGGGGCCATTGCCCTAAATTATGAGACTGGTTTGTCATTTTTGAAGGGGAGTACTAATGGTCTGTTTATTGCTTGTTTTGTTTCTTTAGCTCTGTTAGTGGGGTTGCCAAGATATGGAGTATATGTTGCATTTTCTCCTGTAAGTGACAATGTAGCAACTGCCTCAGCTGATCGTACTGCAAAGTTGTGGAACACAGATGGCACTTTATTGAGAACATTTGAAGGTCATTTAGACCGCCTAGCTCGTAT GCCTTCCATCCATCTGAGAAGTATTCTTGCTTTGGAAGGCCACATCAAACCT GTTTATGGAGTTGATTTCTCTCCTAATGGCTATCATTTGGCCACTGGTTCTGAGGATAACACTTGTCGGATTTGGGACTTGAGAAAGAAAAAGTCATTGTACATAATTCCTGCCCATTCAAAGCTTATTTCACAGGTCAAATTTGAGCCTCAGGAGGGATATTATTTGGTCACTGCTTCATATGATACAACTGTTAAG GTATGGTCATCTCGAGACTTCAAGCTTATCAGGACATTGTCAGGACATGAAGCAAGAGTTACACCCTTAGATGTCATAGGAG gtctacactccgaggaatgcgcctatactagtgaggaaattgatgtggttcgtgagcaaccGGCTAAGTGTTTTACCCGCAAGTATTTACTATTGGcttga